A part of Brassica rapa cultivar Chiifu-401-42 chromosome A05, CAAS_Brap_v3.01, whole genome shotgun sequence genomic DNA contains:
- the LOC103866417 gene encoding pectin acetylesterase 3 has protein sequence MNLRFAAVVCCLWLCSVVCVAQSGSSSTDDAIWSLESKLMATSNASQLLMVPLTLIQGAASKGAVCLDGTLPGYHLHRGLGSGANRWLIQLEGGGWCNTRRSCIFRKTTRRGSSNHMEKVLAFTGILSNKANENPDFFNWNRVKLRYCDGASFTGDSEDQSSQLYYRGQRIWQVAMEELLSKGMQKADQALLSGCSAGGLASILHCDQFKAVLPGTTKVKCLSDAGMFMDAVDVSGGHSLRNMFQGVVTVQNLQKELSTTCTKHLDPTSCFFPQNLVSEIKTPMFLLNAAYDAWQVQESLAPPSADRTGSWKACKSDHSHCNSSQIHFFQDFRSQMVNAVKTFSASAHNGLFINSCFAHCQSERQDTWFAPDSPKLYGKTVAESVGDWYFDRKTVKAIDCPYPCDKTCHDLTF, from the exons ATGAATTTGCGTTTTGCGGCGGTGGTATGCTGTCTTTGGCTGTGTTCTGTCGTGTGTGTGGCTCAGAGCGGATCTAGCAGTACTGACGATGCGATCTGGTCGCTGGAAAGTAAATTGATGGCGACATCTAATGCTTCACAGCTTCTCATGGTGCCTCTCACTTTGATTCAAGGAGCTGCCTCCAAAGGAGCTG TGTGTCTGGATGGGACACTACCTGGTTACCATCTCCACCGTGGTTTGGGATCAGGTGCTAACCGCTGGCTCATCCAACTCGAG GGAGGAGGATGGTGCAACACGCGGAGGAGCTGTATCTTCAGGAAAACCACACGCCGTGGCTCATCAAACCACATGGAGAAAGTCTTGGCCTTCACTGGAATCTTAAGCAACAAAGCTAACGAGAACCCTG ACTTCTTCAACTGGAACAGAGTCAAATTGCGTTACTGTGATGGCGCATCTTTCACAGGCGATAGTGAAGACCAG AGTTCACAACTATACTATAGAGGACAAAGAATCTGGCAAGTGGCTATGGAAGAACTGCTCTCTAAAGGCATGCAGAAAGCAGATCAG GCTCTGCTCTCTGGATGTTCAGCTGGAGGATTAGCTTCCATCCTGCACTGTGATCAGTTCAAGGCAGTCTTACCTGGTACTACGAAAGTCAAATGCTTAAGTGATGCTGGAATGTTTATGGATGC AGTGGATGTCTCTGGAGGCCACTCGCTGAGGAACATGTTCCAAGGTGTTGTTACAGTACAG AATCTCCAAAAGGAACTGTCCACTACTTGTACTAAGCATTTGGATCCAACTTCG tgtttttttccTCAGAACTTGGTTTCAGAGATCAAGACTCCCATGTTTCTTCTAAATGCAGCTTACGACGCTTGGCAG GTACAAGAGAGCTTAGCTCCTCCATCTGCTGACAGAACCGGCTCTTGGAAAGCATGCAAATCAGATCACTCCCATTGTAACTCATCTCAAATCCACTTCTTCCAAG ACTTCAGGAGTCAAATGGTGAATGCTGTAAAGACTTTCTCGGCCTCGGCTCACAACGGTCTGTTCATAAACTCATGCTTCGCCCACTGCCAATCCGAGAGACAGGACACTTGGTTTGCACCAGATTCTCCTAAGCTTTATGGCAAGACGGTAGCTGAATCTGTTGGTGATTGGTACTTTGACAGGAAAACAGTCAAGGCCATTGACTGTCCTTACCCTTGTGACAAAACATGTCACGATCTCACCTTCTGA